Proteins found in one Pseudoxanthomonas sp. SL93 genomic segment:
- a CDS encoding NUDIX hydrolase — protein sequence MPAIAPVLQEQLASYRRRWPGEADVVDQFAALLDDPADPFMRERLAGHLTGGAWLVSADGKRTLLTHHRKLGRWLQLGGHADGDTDMARVALKEAEEESGLADLRVDAEAIFDLDRHWIPERKDVPGHWHYDVRYVVHATGSEAYVVSEESLDLAWREIAPIAAEDDESLSRMARKWLALNADA from the coding sequence ATGCCAGCCATCGCCCCCGTCCTGCAGGAACAACTGGCCAGCTATCGCCGGCGCTGGCCCGGGGAAGCCGACGTGGTGGACCAGTTCGCGGCCCTGCTGGACGACCCGGCCGACCCGTTCATGCGGGAGCGGCTGGCGGGCCACCTGACCGGCGGCGCCTGGCTGGTCAGTGCCGACGGCAAGCGCACGCTGCTGACCCACCATCGCAAGCTGGGCCGCTGGCTGCAGCTCGGCGGGCATGCCGATGGCGACACCGACATGGCGCGCGTGGCATTGAAGGAAGCGGAAGAAGAGTCCGGCCTGGCCGACCTGCGGGTGGATGCGGAGGCGATCTTCGACCTCGACCGCCACTGGATACCGGAACGCAAGGATGTCCCCGGCCACTGGCATTACGACGTGCGTTACGTCGTGCACGCGACCGGCAGCGAGGCCTACGTGGTCAGCGAGGAATCCCTGGACCTGGCCTGGCGCGAGATCGCGCCGATCGCGGCGGAAGACGACGAATCGCTCAGTCGCATGGCACGCAAGTGGCTGGCGCTGAACGCCGATGCGTAG
- a CDS encoding amino acid permease: protein MLKALFRVKPVAPAGHIDAGEPFEGSLDGEATLKRTLTARQLVLLGVGAVIGAGIFVLSGHAAAEHAGPAVILSYILAGVACALAGLCYAEFAAMLPVSGSAYSYSYATLGEFVAWFIGWNLVLEYMFAAATVAVGWSGYLNSFLTNFGMGLPVSLAAAPLNVVDGALVYTGGLINLPAVAIIGAVSGLCYVGITQSAFVNSIVVAIKVTVIVLFVAFAAKYVNPDNWVPFIPENQGPGKFGMDGVMRAAAVVFFSYIGFDAVSTAAGEARNPQRDMPIGILGSLAICTVIYIIVSAVLTGLLPYPQLSTPKPVATALEQYASLNWLKYAVEIGAIAGLTSVILVMLMAQPRIFYSMSKDGLLPRFLAKVHPKFQTPYVGTIIVGALAALLAGFLPIGLLGELVSMGTLLAFATVCVGIVVLRRTRPDLPRPFRVPLYWLIAPLGAAACLYLFWQPFQEHWHLMVGWTIVGMIIYFAYGYRHSKLRRV from the coding sequence ATGCTCAAAGCTCTGTTCAGGGTCAAGCCGGTCGCGCCGGCTGGACACATCGATGCCGGTGAGCCCTTCGAGGGCAGCCTGGACGGCGAAGCCACCCTCAAACGGACTTTGACGGCAAGACAACTGGTACTGCTGGGCGTCGGCGCGGTGATCGGCGCCGGCATCTTCGTGCTCAGCGGCCACGCAGCGGCCGAGCATGCCGGGCCGGCGGTGATCCTGAGCTACATCCTGGCCGGCGTGGCCTGCGCGCTGGCGGGGCTCTGCTACGCCGAGTTCGCCGCGATGCTGCCGGTGTCCGGCAGCGCCTATTCCTATTCCTACGCGACCCTGGGCGAGTTCGTGGCCTGGTTCATCGGCTGGAACCTGGTGCTGGAGTACATGTTCGCCGCGGCCACCGTGGCCGTGGGCTGGTCCGGCTACCTCAACAGCTTCCTGACCAACTTCGGCATGGGCCTGCCGGTATCGCTGGCGGCCGCTCCCCTGAACGTGGTGGACGGCGCCCTGGTCTACACGGGCGGCCTGATCAACCTGCCGGCCGTGGCGATCATCGGGGCGGTCAGCGGCCTGTGCTACGTGGGCATCACCCAGTCCGCGTTCGTCAACTCGATCGTCGTGGCGATCAAGGTGACCGTGATCGTGCTGTTCGTGGCGTTCGCGGCCAAGTACGTGAACCCGGACAACTGGGTGCCGTTCATCCCTGAAAACCAGGGCCCCGGCAAGTTCGGCATGGACGGCGTGATGCGCGCCGCGGCCGTGGTGTTCTTCTCCTACATCGGCTTCGACGCGGTCTCCACCGCCGCGGGCGAGGCCAGGAACCCGCAGCGCGACATGCCCATCGGCATCCTCGGCTCGCTGGCCATCTGTACCGTCATCTACATCATCGTGTCCGCCGTGCTGACCGGCCTGCTGCCCTATCCGCAGCTGTCCACGCCCAAGCCCGTGGCGACCGCACTCGAGCAGTACGCCAGCCTCAACTGGCTGAAGTACGCGGTGGAAATCGGCGCCATCGCCGGCCTGACCTCGGTGATCCTGGTCATGCTGATGGCGCAACCGCGCATCTTCTATTCGATGTCCAAGGACGGCCTGCTGCCGCGCTTCCTGGCCAAGGTCCACCCGAAGTTCCAGACACCGTACGTGGGCACGATCATCGTCGGCGCGCTGGCCGCACTGCTGGCCGGCTTCCTGCCGATCGGCCTGCTCGGTGAGCTGGTGTCGATGGGCACGCTGCTGGCGTTCGCCACGGTCTGCGTGGGCATCGTGGTGCTGCGTCGCACCCGCCCTGACCTGCCGCGCCCGTTCCGCGTGCCGCTCTACTGGCTGATCGCACCGCTGGGCGCCGCCGCGTGTCTGTATCTGTTCTGGCAGCCCTTCCAGGAGCACTGGCACCTGATGGTGGGCTGGACCATCGTGGGCATGATCATCTACTTCGCCTACGGTTACCGGCACAGCAAACTGCGTCGGGTCTGA
- a CDS encoding amino acid permease — translation MTTVNVRQIGPVLATFVVANNMIGSGFFLLPATLAKSGGITALSWLLGTVLAVVLGSAFARLARDYPNLESPDDYVRPSLGRDMGFLATTMYWISSWIGNNAIAVAAFGYLVILLPVGDGQWTRLGGQLVLIWLMFALNLMGPRQIARFQSLCVVLGLLPVAVILIWGWGSFDSDLYRAAWNVSGQSDASVVFSSLAPIFWAFVGLETGAMVAGVVRNPARNVPIATLGGILIAGVVYLVSSVLMMGIVPVDQLAASSAPFALVAGQMFGAWAIPIIAAAAALKATGTLGGWMLVTGESGARAAHRGYLPAIFGRLRQNGSAGWGLFLVALSMTALAMLTLSPTVSGQFETLIQMVVVLVVMAYATAGLSLLLGAPGRPATSLDRIIGMGALVACGLLVYSTPVATLVGGLIIALLALAAYRGFSRRRGA, via the coding sequence ATGACGACCGTCAATGTCCGCCAGATCGGCCCCGTCCTGGCTACCTTCGTGGTGGCCAACAACATGATCGGCTCGGGGTTCTTCCTGCTGCCCGCCACACTGGCCAAATCCGGCGGCATCACCGCGCTCAGCTGGCTGCTGGGCACCGTGCTGGCGGTGGTCCTGGGCAGTGCATTCGCACGCCTGGCACGCGACTACCCCAACCTGGAGTCGCCGGACGACTACGTGCGCCCGTCGCTCGGCCGTGACATGGGATTCCTGGCAACCACGATGTACTGGATCTCGTCGTGGATAGGCAACAACGCCATCGCGGTGGCGGCGTTCGGCTATCTGGTGATCCTGCTTCCCGTCGGCGACGGCCAGTGGACGCGCCTGGGCGGGCAGCTGGTCCTCATCTGGCTGATGTTCGCGCTGAACCTGATGGGCCCACGGCAGATCGCCCGCTTCCAGTCGCTGTGCGTGGTACTGGGCCTGCTGCCGGTGGCGGTTATCCTGATCTGGGGATGGGGCAGTTTCGATAGCGACCTGTATCGCGCGGCATGGAATGTCTCCGGGCAGTCCGACGCCTCGGTGGTATTCAGTTCGCTGGCGCCGATCTTCTGGGCCTTCGTGGGGCTGGAAACCGGCGCGATGGTCGCCGGCGTGGTGCGCAACCCCGCGCGCAACGTGCCCATCGCCACGCTGGGCGGCATCCTGATCGCGGGCGTGGTCTATCTGGTGTCCTCGGTGCTGATGATGGGCATCGTGCCGGTGGACCAGCTGGCCGCGTCCAGCGCACCCTTCGCCCTGGTGGCGGGGCAGATGTTCGGTGCCTGGGCGATCCCGATCATCGCGGCCGCGGCGGCGCTCAAGGCCACGGGCACGCTGGGTGGCTGGATGCTGGTCACCGGTGAATCCGGCGCACGTGCAGCCCATCGTGGCTATCTGCCCGCGATCTTCGGTCGCCTGCGGCAGAACGGGTCGGCCGGCTGGGGATTGTTCCTGGTCGCCCTGTCGATGACGGCACTGGCCATGCTGACGCTGTCGCCCACCGTATCCGGGCAGTTCGAGACGCTGATCCAGATGGTGGTGGTGCTGGTGGTCATGGCCTACGCCACCGCCGGCCTCAGCCTGCTGCTGGGCGCGCCGGGCCGGCCGGCCACCTCGCTCGACCGGATCATCGGCATGGGCGCGCTGGTGGCCTGCGGCCTGCTGGTTTACTCGACGCCGGTCGCCACCTTGGTGGGCGGGCTGATCATCGCCCTGCTGGCGCTGGCGGCCTACCGTGGTTTCTCGCGACGTCGAGGCGCGTGA
- a CDS encoding methylthioribulose 1-phosphate dehydratase → MSALPYDSERLQHLAGLLISNIRELSQLGWTPATSSNFSHRLDDAHAAITVSGRDKGRLVEGDIMVVNFDGKAVGSDHRPSAETLLHTQLYRRYPDIGCVLHTHSPVQTIASRLFAGAGHLRLEGYELLKAFHGNSTHEMAIDVPVFANTQDMPTLAAQVDALLDRQPLWGYLIDGHGLYAWGRDMAEARRHLEAFEFLFHCELELRKLGCRR, encoded by the coding sequence ATGAGCGCACTGCCCTACGATTCCGAACGCCTCCAGCACCTCGCCGGCCTGCTGATCAGCAACATCCGCGAGCTTTCGCAGCTGGGCTGGACGCCCGCCACCAGCAGCAACTTCTCGCACCGGCTGGACGACGCGCATGCCGCCATCACCGTTTCCGGCCGCGACAAGGGCCGGCTGGTCGAAGGCGACATCATGGTGGTGAATTTCGACGGCAAGGCCGTCGGCAGCGACCACCGCCCGTCCGCCGAAACCCTGCTGCACACCCAGCTGTACCGGCGCTACCCGGACATCGGCTGCGTGCTGCACACGCATTCGCCCGTTCAGACCATCGCTTCGCGACTGTTCGCCGGCGCGGGCCACCTCCGGCTGGAAGGCTACGAGCTGCTGAAGGCGTTCCACGGCAACAGCACGCACGAGATGGCCATCGACGTGCCCGTGTTCGCCAACACCCAGGACATGCCGACCCTCGCCGCACAGGTGGACGCGCTGCTGGACCGGCAGCCGCTGTGGGGCTACCTGATCGACGGCCACGGCCTGTACGCGTGGGGCCGCGACATGGCCGAGGCGCGCCGCCATCTGGAAGCCTTCGAGTTCCTGTTCCACTGCGAACTCGAGCTGCGCAAGCTCGGCTGCCGTCGCTGA
- a CDS encoding acireductone dioxygenase codes for MSRLRIFNETDPATPEFASYDPDFIATELKKIGVTFERWHATQPIEPGASPDEVMNAYRADIDRLVAERGFKTVDVVSIAPDNPQREAMRAKFLDEHYHKEDEVRFFVAGSGLFTLHVDDKVYEVECVKDDLIAVPDSTLHWFDMGPEPHFVAIRFFTEPDGWVGHFTGTTLAQQFPRYDGLTQPN; via the coding sequence ATGAGCCGCCTCCGCATCTTCAACGAGACCGACCCCGCCACACCGGAATTCGCCAGTTACGATCCGGACTTCATCGCCACCGAACTGAAGAAGATCGGGGTGACGTTCGAGCGTTGGCACGCCACCCAGCCGATCGAACCCGGTGCTTCACCGGACGAGGTGATGAACGCCTACCGTGCCGACATCGACCGGCTGGTGGCCGAGCGCGGCTTCAAGACCGTCGACGTGGTCAGCATCGCGCCGGACAATCCGCAGCGCGAAGCGATGCGCGCGAAATTCCTGGACGAGCACTACCACAAGGAAGACGAAGTGCGCTTCTTCGTCGCCGGCTCGGGCCTGTTCACGCTGCACGTGGACGACAAGGTGTACGAAGTCGAGTGCGTGAAGGACGACCTGATCGCCGTGCCCGACAGCACCCTGCACTGGTTCGACATGGGGCCGGAGCCGCACTTCGTTGCGATCCGCTTCTTCACCGAGCCGGACGGCTGGGTCGGCCACTTCACCGGCACCACGCTTGCGCAGCAGTTTCCGCGCTACGACGGCCTGACGCAGCCGAATTGA
- the mtnC gene encoding acireductone synthase, translating to MPVSAILTDIEGTTSSISFVKDELFPYARRALPGFVREHGHEPEVRRWLDMVATEHGSICSDDVIVETLQGWIDQDRKHTALKALQGMIWEAGYREADFTAHIYPDAAPALREWHARGLPLFVYSSGSVPAQKLFFGHSDAGDLAPLFAGWFDTEVGGKRDADSYRRIAGQTGIAPEQILFLSDVVEELDAARDAGMSTRLVDRLQDYPVPRTGDAAHGHARVATFADVTLDT from the coding sequence ATGCCCGTTTCCGCCATCCTGACCGACATCGAAGGCACCACCAGCAGCATCTCGTTCGTCAAGGATGAGCTGTTCCCGTATGCGCGCCGCGCGCTGCCCGGCTTCGTTCGCGAGCACGGGCACGAGCCCGAGGTGCGCCGTTGGCTGGACATGGTGGCCACCGAGCACGGCAGCATCTGCAGCGACGATGTCATCGTGGAGACCCTGCAGGGATGGATTGACCAGGACCGCAAGCACACCGCGCTGAAGGCGCTGCAGGGAATGATCTGGGAAGCGGGCTACCGCGAAGCGGACTTCACCGCCCACATCTATCCCGACGCGGCGCCGGCCCTGCGCGAGTGGCATGCCCGCGGCCTGCCGCTGTTCGTCTACTCGTCGGGCTCGGTGCCGGCGCAGAAGCTGTTCTTCGGCCACAGCGACGCCGGCGACCTCGCCCCGCTGTTCGCCGGCTGGTTCGACACCGAAGTCGGTGGCAAGCGCGATGCGGACAGCTACCGCCGCATCGCCGGGCAGACCGGCATCGCGCCTGAGCAGATCCTGTTCTTGTCGGACGTGGTGGAGGAACTTGATGCCGCGCGCGACGCCGGCATGTCCACGCGCCTGGTGGACCGGCTGCAGGACTATCCGGTGCCGCGCACCGGCGATGCTGCCCACGGCCATGCACGCGTGGCGACGTTCGCCGACGTCACGCTCGACACCTGA
- a CDS encoding EamA family transporter, whose amino-acid sequence MTAQRTATWIGLAAILLWSSLAVLTTATEGLPAFQVLAIGFGVAALLGLVRTALQGRPGWQALRQPWLAFALTTAALFGYHALYFIALKRAPAVEANLINYLWPLLIVVFAGLLAGVEVRGGQWLGTVLGLVAAALLVTRGESIDIRPEFMPGYLAALGAALIWALYSVLNRRFADVPSAAITVACAGVAVLGGVAHGLFETTVAPTASQWVVLLIMGTGPVGAAFWLWDHGTKRGDIALLGSLSYLAPLLSTLLLVASGRAQAHWIQAVAIALLLAGAWLSVRTPRAR is encoded by the coding sequence GTGACGGCGCAACGCACGGCCACCTGGATCGGGCTGGCGGCCATCCTGCTGTGGTCCTCGCTCGCCGTCCTGACGACGGCAACCGAGGGCTTGCCGGCGTTCCAGGTACTGGCTATCGGCTTCGGCGTGGCGGCGCTCTTGGGGCTTGTCCGCACCGCACTGCAGGGACGCCCCGGCTGGCAGGCATTGCGGCAACCCTGGCTTGCGTTCGCATTGACCACCGCCGCGCTGTTCGGCTACCACGCGCTCTACTTCATCGCGCTCAAGCGCGCGCCGGCGGTGGAAGCCAACCTGATCAACTATCTCTGGCCGTTGTTGATCGTGGTCTTCGCCGGCCTGCTCGCGGGCGTGGAGGTGCGTGGCGGCCAGTGGCTGGGCACCGTCCTGGGCCTGGTAGCGGCCGCGTTGCTGGTCACCCGCGGCGAAAGCATCGACATCCGGCCGGAATTCATGCCGGGCTATCTGGCGGCGCTGGGTGCCGCGTTGATCTGGGCGCTGTACTCGGTGCTCAACCGGCGCTTCGCTGATGTACCCAGCGCGGCGATCACCGTCGCCTGCGCGGGCGTGGCCGTGCTCGGCGGCGTGGCGCATGGATTGTTCGAAACAACCGTGGCCCCCACCGCGTCGCAGTGGGTGGTGTTGCTGATCATGGGCACCGGGCCGGTGGGTGCCGCGTTCTGGCTGTGGGATCACGGCACCAAGCGCGGCGACATCGCGCTGCTCGGCAGCCTGTCCTACCTGGCGCCTCTGCTGTCCACCCTGTTGCTGGTGGCATCGGGCCGCGCGCAGGCGCACTGGATCCAGGCCGTCGCGATTGCCTTGCTGCTGGCCGGCGCATGGCTCAGCGTGCGCACGCCGCGCGCCCGATGA
- a CDS encoding YdeI/OmpD-associated family protein: MPAPELPVLHFKTPQAWEQWLAASTAAAGVWLKIAKKDAGIASVTYAEALDVALCHGWIDGQKKGLDAQFFLQRFTPRRPRSLWSKINVAKVEALAAAGRLRPSGLREVEAAKADGRWAAAYSGAASMEVPEELAKALAKNRKARSFFEALDKTNRYAVCWRVQTARKPETRAARIETLVAMLARGEKIHTT, translated from the coding sequence ATGCCGGCCCCTGAACTTCCCGTCCTGCATTTCAAGACCCCGCAGGCATGGGAGCAGTGGCTTGCGGCGTCGACGGCCGCTGCCGGCGTCTGGCTGAAGATCGCCAAGAAGGATGCCGGCATCGCCTCGGTGACGTATGCCGAAGCGCTGGACGTGGCGCTGTGCCATGGCTGGATCGATGGGCAGAAGAAGGGCCTCGATGCGCAGTTCTTCCTGCAACGCTTCACGCCGCGCCGCCCCCGCAGCCTGTGGTCCAAGATCAATGTCGCCAAGGTCGAAGCGCTGGCGGCCGCCGGGCGCCTGCGGCCGTCAGGCTTGCGCGAGGTCGAGGCGGCGAAGGCCGACGGGCGTTGGGCGGCAGCGTACAGTGGGGCCGCCTCGATGGAGGTGCCGGAAGAACTGGCAAAAGCGCTGGCGAAAAACCGCAAGGCGCGCAGCTTCTTCGAAGCCCTCGACAAGACCAACCGTTACGCCGTGTGCTGGCGCGTGCAGACCGCGCGCAAGCCGGAGACACGCGCGGCACGGATCGAAACGCTGGTGGCCATGCTGGCGCGTGGCGAGAAGATCCACACGACGTGA
- a CDS encoding cupin-like domain-containing protein, with protein sequence MSKCFAEGLPAGQFDRAPFTFKHQLLGHPALSIEGLSESLPQLPADRIAYSKGLSDLTVNFDRAHIEHGNGLSLRETIETIRTSNSYIAVRDPEDHPAFRGLYEDLRSEVTALLRGSGKSRAIYEPRMWLFIASPNAITPFHFDRYSNVLMQIRGSKQVAVFPNFRHDIVAQDVCEAYMDRESSVSLWRDELDQHALKFDFMPGDALHIPYISGHYVKNGSEDVSISLSFFFQTDETRRWTSAMRFNHRWRKWGGALGLSPDPVGTSPLLDRAKAQMLPMANGLGRVLGQARRLARG encoded by the coding sequence ATGTCCAAGTGCTTTGCCGAGGGCCTGCCCGCAGGCCAGTTCGACCGTGCGCCGTTCACTTTCAAGCACCAGCTGCTCGGCCATCCTGCACTGAGCATCGAAGGACTCTCCGAATCCCTTCCGCAGCTGCCCGCCGACCGCATCGCGTATTCCAAGGGACTGTCGGACCTGACGGTCAATTTCGACCGGGCGCACATCGAACATGGCAACGGCCTGAGCCTGCGCGAGACGATAGAGACGATCCGCACCTCGAACTCCTACATCGCGGTGCGCGACCCGGAAGACCATCCGGCCTTCCGCGGGCTCTACGAGGACCTGCGCAGCGAAGTCACCGCGTTGCTGCGCGGAAGCGGCAAGTCGCGCGCGATCTACGAGCCGCGCATGTGGCTGTTCATCGCATCGCCCAACGCCATCACGCCGTTCCACTTCGACCGCTATTCCAACGTGCTGATGCAGATCCGGGGCAGCAAGCAGGTGGCGGTGTTCCCCAACTTCCGCCATGACATCGTCGCCCAGGACGTCTGCGAGGCCTACATGGATCGCGAAAGCTCCGTGTCGCTCTGGCGCGACGAACTGGACCAGCATGCGCTCAAGTTCGACTTCATGCCGGGCGATGCGTTGCACATTCCCTACATCAGTGGCCATTACGTCAAGAACGGGTCCGAGGATGTCTCCATCTCGCTGTCCTTCTTCTTCCAGACGGATGAAACGCGCCGCTGGACCAGTGCGATGCGGTTCAACCACCGCTGGCGTAAGTGGGGCGGCGCGCTGGGCCTGTCGCCTGACCCCGTCGGCACGTCACCGCTGCTGGACCGTGCGAAGGCGCAGATGCTGCCGATGGCGAATGGCCTGGGTCGCGTGCTGGGGCAGGCACGCCGGCTTGCGCGCGGCTGA
- a CDS encoding calcineurin-like phosphoesterase family protein, translating to MRASLIALLLALPAVPALALPPPCSGGQVYVDRNGNATRDAGEPGLPGIKVSNGIDIAVSDAQGEYNLPYADGRTLFIIKPAGYDLVVLPDGLPARWRNLQYHAGPVLKYGGIPQRQPDCTHFGLRPQAAAKHDELDVLLFADSQTSSAQDVDYYWRDIVQPLVGKHGAALGLTLGDVTNDDLSLYPQILRTTMSLQVPWLFIPGNHDLDFDAAGDEDSLRTFRHHLGPDTFAWEEEAVTFIGLDDVIYQPGKTPAYFGGLREDQFAFLQAYLPTVRKDRLLVIGVHIPFFEAGPRGFRAADRERLFALLEGFPHVLLLSGHTHTQRHWHHDATTGWHGIRPLHEYNVGAACGAYWSGVKDAQGIPDTMMADGTPNGYARLRVLAGGDYALSWQAARAEDDTGIGLHAPRVLRKGAYPAWGVYANVYMGDARTRVEYRVDGGEWKPMKRVEQPDPRLLVENMRDDLADRLRGYDRSPEAEPSPHLWRGALPTDLADGDHTVDVRAFDAWLGERTASTRYRLQSP from the coding sequence ATGCGCGCTTCGTTGATCGCTCTCCTCCTGGCGTTGCCGGCGGTCCCCGCCCTTGCGCTGCCGCCGCCCTGCAGCGGGGGCCAGGTGTATGTGGATCGCAACGGCAACGCGACCCGCGATGCGGGCGAACCGGGCCTGCCGGGCATCAAGGTGTCCAACGGTATCGACATCGCGGTCAGCGACGCGCAGGGCGAGTACAACCTTCCGTATGCGGACGGTCGCACCCTCTTCATCATCAAGCCGGCGGGTTATGACCTGGTCGTGCTTCCGGATGGCTTGCCGGCGCGCTGGCGCAATCTGCAGTACCACGCGGGCCCTGTGCTGAAGTACGGCGGCATACCGCAGCGCCAGCCCGATTGCACGCACTTCGGTCTGCGGCCGCAAGCAGCGGCGAAGCACGATGAGCTCGATGTGTTGCTCTTCGCCGACAGCCAGACGTCCTCCGCGCAGGACGTTGACTACTATTGGCGCGACATCGTGCAGCCACTCGTCGGGAAACACGGTGCCGCCCTGGGTCTGACCCTGGGCGATGTGACCAATGACGACCTGTCGCTGTATCCGCAGATCCTGCGTACGACGATGAGCCTGCAGGTGCCGTGGCTGTTCATTCCCGGCAACCACGATCTGGACTTCGATGCTGCCGGGGATGAGGACTCGCTGCGCACGTTCCGCCATCACCTGGGACCGGACACGTTCGCGTGGGAAGAGGAAGCGGTGACGTTCATCGGGCTGGACGACGTGATCTACCAGCCCGGCAAGACGCCCGCGTACTTCGGTGGTTTGCGCGAGGACCAGTTCGCGTTCCTGCAGGCCTACCTGCCGACCGTACGCAAGGACCGGTTGCTGGTGATCGGCGTGCACATCCCGTTCTTCGAAGCAGGGCCGCGCGGATTCCGTGCGGCCGACCGCGAGCGCCTGTTCGCGTTGCTGGAAGGATTTCCGCATGTGCTGCTGCTCAGCGGGCACACCCACACGCAACGGCACTGGCACCACGACGCCACCACCGGCTGGCACGGCATCCGGCCCCTGCACGAATACAACGTCGGCGCCGCCTGCGGTGCCTATTGGTCGGGGGTGAAGGACGCCCAGGGCATTCCCGACACGATGATGGCCGACGGTACGCCGAACGGGTACGCCCGCCTGCGCGTGCTGGCGGGCGGCGACTACGCGCTGTCATGGCAAGCGGCACGCGCGGAGGATGACACCGGCATCGGCCTGCACGCCCCCAGGGTGCTGAGGAAAGGCGCGTATCCGGCATGGGGCGTCTACGCCAACGTCTATATGGGCGACGCGCGGACCAGGGTCGAGTACCGCGTCGATGGTGGCGAATGGAAGCCGATGAAGCGGGTCGAGCAGCCCGACCCCAGGCTGCTGGTCGAGAACATGCGCGACGACCTGGCCGACCGCCTGCGCGGTTACGACCGCTCGCCCGAAGCCGAGCCCTCGCCGCACCTGTGGCGGGGCGCGTTGCCGACCGACCTGGCCGACGGGGACCATACCGTCGACGTGCGCGCCTTCGATGCCTGGCTGGGCGAGCGCACCGCGTCTACCCGATACCGCCTGCAGTCGCCCTGA